A window of Juglans regia cultivar Chandler chromosome 7, Walnut 2.0, whole genome shotgun sequence contains these coding sequences:
- the LOC108990286 gene encoding uncharacterized protein LOC108990286 — MWRVCNEVLPTNFNLFKRKILDKPLCPICWQEDETILHALWSCLAAQDVWHNCSRKIQKLKSQWHSIQEIMNSLDSTDQQDLVEELAMVAKRIWMRRNEFVFKQEFKSPNSLAELAISDLRDMRNMQMKNSTRDQRLHNQNVNWSPPPIHVWKINWDAAIDKAKCKVGIGIIVRNHTGSVVATSRLNRPLYPDLALTEAIGALEAARLCHHLGLTNIILEGDALQVIQVINSRSENWSSTGMIMEDVKGQLSTFESWSAIHIRREGNKATHELARNALVTSTSSLDVDCIPSCIINFI, encoded by the coding sequence ATGTGGAGGGTATGCAATGAGGTGCTACCTACCAACTTCAATCTGTTCAAGAGGAAGATTCTCGACAAACCTCTCTGTCCCATTTGTTGGCAAGAAGATGAGACAATCCTCCACGCCCTGTGGTCTTGTCTAGCGGCACAAGATGTCTGGCACAATTGTTCCCGTAAAATTCAGAAGTTAAAATCCCAGTGGCACTCAATCCAGGAAATTATGAATTCTCTCGACTCAACTGACCAACAGGATCTGGTAGAAGAGTTAGCCATGGTTGCAAAAAGAATATGGATGAGAAGGAATGAATTTGTGTTTAAGCAGGAATTTAAGAGCCCAAATTCTTTAGCAGAGCTGGCTATTTCTGATTTAAGAGATATGAGGAACATGCAAATGAAAAACTCAACAAGAGATCAAAGATTGCATAACCAGAATGTTAACTGGTCTCCTCCCCCTATTCACGTCTGGAAGATCAATTGGGATGCTGCGATTGATAAAGCAAAATGCAAAGTGGGTATTGGGATCATTGTAAGGAATCATACGGGGAGTGTGGTGGCAACCTCAAGACTTAATAGACCACTCTATCCGGATCTTGCACTAACAGAAGCTATAGGTGCTTTGGAAGCCGCCAGACTTTGTCACCACTTGGGCCTCACGAATATTATCCTGGAAGGGGATGCGCTTCAAGTGATTCAAGTGATCAATAGCAGGAGCGAGAATTGGTCTTCAACTGGGATGATTATGGAAGATGTAAAGGGTCAACTGAGCACTTTTGAGAGCTGGTCTGCAATCCACATACGTAGAGAGGGAAACAAGGCAACACATGAGCTGGCCAGGAATGCACTTGTAACATCTACGTCTTCCTTAGATGTAGACTGTATTCCCTCTTGTATAATCAACTTCAtttaa
- the LOC108990294 gene encoding pentatricopeptide repeat-containing protein At1g06710, mitochondrial, giving the protein MSKRGMKTLLPAISPSLWSNPVFPSKAPLPFLRSSKICRHNFQTSGQTLFSIVASFMSTYSPGNLEGLVDPHDPVLLENSRFESVSAEDFAFLRDSSVDHDADSGSLGLKFESRRYSNDAVLISDAIRDNNDGFGDKTQKFLRQFREKLNETLVVEVLNLVQNPELGVKFFIWAGRQIGYKHTKAVYDALLDRLGGDNDQRIPDHFLREIKQDDMELLRILLNVLIQKCCQNGFWNLALEELGRLKDFGYKPTRWTYNALVQVFLKADRLDTAYLVHREMSSSGFSMDGFTIGCFVHSLCKAGRWREALAMIEKEDLVPDTILYTKMISALCEASLFEVAMDFLNIMRSSSCIPNVVTYRTLLCGCLRKRQLGRCKRIFSMMITEGCYPSPRIFNSLVHAYCRSGDYSYAYKLINKMVKCNCQPGYVVYNILIGGVCGNEELPSSDMLELAEKAYGEMLNAGVVLNKVNVSNFARCLCGAGKFERAYNVIREMMSKGFIPDSNTYSKVISFLCNASKVEKAFLLFEEMKRNGIVPDVYTYTILIDSFCKAGLIEQARKWFDEMVRDGCAPNVVTYTALIHAYLKARKLSKANELFELMCSEGCIPNVVTYTALIDGHCKAGEIERACQIYAKMKGNVEISDVDMYFRIEDGNSKEPNIFTYGALVDGLCKAHKVKEARNLLDAMSMEGCEPNHIVYDALIDGFCKAGKLDEAQEVFAKMSERGYNPNVYTYSSLIDRLFKDKRLDLATRVLSKMLENSCAPNVVIYTEMIDGLCKVGKTDEAYKLMLMMEEKGCYPNVVTYTAMIDGLGKVGKVEKCLRLLREMSSKGCAPNLVTYRVLINHCCANGLLDEAHKLLDEMKQTYWPSHISSFHKVIEGFNREFILSLGLLQEISENDSAPIVPVYKLLVDSFIKAGRLEVALELHEEIPSSFPITVANKNMYTSLIESLSCTGKVGKAFELYANMVRRGGVVELSTFIHLIKGLIYINRWEEALQLSDSICQMDVHWLQQEDIFNSS; this is encoded by the exons ATGAGCAAAAGAGGGATGAAGACTCTCCTCCCTgcaatctctccctctctttggtCCAACCCTGTCTTCCCCTCCAAAGCTCCACTCCCATTTCTCCGTTCATCCAAAATCTGCCGCCATAACTTTCAAACTTCCGGCCAAACTCTCTTCTCCATCGTTGCCAGTTTCATGTCCACCTATTCGCCAGGCAATCTCGAAGGACTTGTCGATCCCCATGACCCGGTTTTACTGGAGAATTCGCGTTTCGAGTCAGTCTCGGCCGAAGATTTTGCCTTTCTTCGTGACTCTTCGGTGGATCATGACGCTGATAGTGGGTCCTTGGGGCTGAAATTTGAATCCCGTAGGTATTCGAATGATGCTGTTTTGATATCAGATGCTATTCGGGATAATAATGATGGGTTTGGTGACAAAACCCAAAAGTTTCTTAGGCAGTTTAGGGAGAAATTGAATGAAACTCTGGTGGTAGAGGTGTTGAATCTTGTACAAAATCCTGAATTGGGTGTCAAGTTCTTTATATGGGCAGGGCGGCAAATTGGTTACAAACACACAAAGGCTGTGTATGATGCATTGTTAGACAGATTGGGGGGTGATAATGATCAGAGAATACCAGACCACTTTTTACGAGAGATTAAACAAGATGATATGGAATTACTTAGGATCTTGCTTAATGTTTTGATTCAGAAGTGTTGCCAAAATGGGTTTTGGAATTTAGCTTTGGAGGAGCTTGGGAGGCTCAAGGATTTCGGGTATAAACCCACAAGATGGACATACAATGCATTGGTTCAGGTGTTTCTTAAAGCTGATCGGTTGGACACTGCTTATTTGGTTCATAGAGAGATGTCAAGTTCGGGGTTTAGTATGGATGGTTTTACCATAGGTTGTTTTGTCCACTCGCTGTGCAAAGCAGGGAGGTGGAGGGAAGCTCTAGCGATGATTGAGAAGGAAGATCTTGTGCCTGATACAATTCTTTATACAAAAATGATATCTGCGTTGTGTGAAGCTTCACTTTTTGAGGTAGCTATGGATTTCTTGAACATAATGCGGTCTAGTTCTTGCATTCCTAATGTTGTGACGTATAGGACTTTGCTTTGTGGGTGTTTGAGAAAAAGACAGCTGGGTAGGTGTAAGAGAATTTTTAGTATGATGATCACAGAAGGTTGTTATCCGAGTCCTAGGATTTTTAATTCCCTTGTTCATGCGTATTGTCGATCTGGAGATTACTCCTATGCCTATAAGTTGATTAATAAAATGGTAAAATGCAATTGCCAGCCAGGTTATGTAGTTTACAATATATTGATTGGTGGTGTATGTGGAAATGAGGAATTACCAAGCTCAGACATGTTGGAATTGGCTGAGAAAGCCTATGGTGAGATGCTTAATGCAGGGGTTGTATTAAATAAGGTTAATGTCAGCAATTTTGCCCGATGTCTTTGTGGTGCTGGAAAATTTGAGAGAGCATATAATGTTATTCGTGAAATGATGAGTAAGGGATTCATACCTGATTCTAATACATATTCTAAGGTGATTAGCTTTCTATGTAATGCCTCCAAAGTGGAAAAGGCCTTTTTGttgtttgaagaaatgaaaaggaatgGTATTGTTCCTGATGTCTATACATATACGATTTTAATTGATAGTTTCTGTAAAGCTGGTCTTATTGAACAGGCTCGTAAGTGGTTTGATGAAATGGTAAGGGATGGTTGTGCCCCTAATGTGGTGACTTATACTGCTCTTATACATGCATACCTTAAAGCTAGGAAACTGTCCAAAGCAAATGAACTCTTTGAGTTGATGTGTTCTGAAGGTTGCATTCCTAATGTTGTTACTTATACAGCTTTGATTGATGGCCACTGTAAAGCCGGAGAGATTGAAAGAGCTTGCCAAATTTATGCCAAAATGAAAGGTAATGTTGAAATCTCTGATGTAGATATGTATTTTAGGATTGAGGACGGTAATTCCAAAGAACCAAACATTTTTACATATGGAGCATTGGTCGATGGTTTGTGCAAAGCTCACAAGGTCAAAGAGGCCCGTAATTTATTAGATGCTATGTCGATGGAAGGTTGTGAGCCAAACCATATTGTGTATGATGCTCTTATAGATGGATTCTGCAAGGCTGGGAAGCTAGATGAAGCACAAGAGGTGTTTGCTAAGATGTCAGAGCGTGGTTATAATCCTAATGTCTATACTTACAGCTCTTTGATTGACAGGTTATTTAAGGATAAGAGACTAGATCTCGCTACAAGAGTCTTGTCCAAAATGCTAGAAAATTCTTGTGCTCCTAATGTTGTCATCTACACAGAGATGATTGATGGCCTCTGTAAAGTTGGAAAGACAGATGAGGCCTACAAGCTTATGCTAATGATGGAAGAAAAAGGGTGCTATCCAAATGTTGTGACTTATACTGCTATGATAGATGGCCTTGGAAAAGTGGGTAAAGTCGAAAAATGCCTTCGGCTCTTGAGAGAAATGAGCTCAAAGGGTTGTGCTCCAAATTTGGTGACCTATAGGGTTTTGATAAATCACTGTTGTGCCAATGGCCTTTTGGATGAGGCTCATAAACTTTTGGATGAAATGAAACAGACTTATTGGCCAAGCCATATATCAAGTTTCCACAAGGTTATTGAGGGCTTCAACAGGGAGTTTATTCTATCTCTTGGGCTTCTACAGGAGATTAGCGAGAATGATTCAGCTCCAATTGTTCCAGTGTACAAATTATTGGTTGACAGCTTTATCAAGGCTGGAAGATTAGAAGTAGCTCTGGAACTGCACGAGGAGATTCCATCATCCTTCCCTATAACAGTTGCCAACAAGAATATGTATACTTCTTTGATTGAGAGCCTCTCCTGCACTGGTAAAGTTGGTAAGGCTTTCGAGCTGTATGCAAATATGGTAAGGAGGGGTGGTGTTGTGGAGTTAAGTACATTTATTCACCTTATCAAAGGGCTCATCTATATTAACAGGTGGGAAGAAGCACTTCAACTATCAGATAGCATATGTCAGATG GATGTCCATTGGCTTCAACAAGAAGACATATTTAACAGTAGTTAG